Proteins encoded within one genomic window of Nonomuraea gerenzanensis:
- the rpsR gene encoding 30S ribosomal protein S18, protein MAKPALRKPKKKVCLFCHDKISYVDYKDTALLRKFISDRGKIRARRVTGNCTQHQRDVATAIKNAREVALLPYTSTAR, encoded by the coding sequence ATGGCCAAGCCGGCACTGCGCAAGCCCAAGAAGAAGGTTTGCCTGTTCTGCCACGACAAGATCTCCTACGTCGACTACAAGGACACGGCGCTGCTGCGGAAGTTCATCTCCGACCGCGGCAAGATCCGTGCGCGCCGGGTGACGGGCAACTGCACCCAGCACCAGCGCGACGTGGCGACCGCGATCAAGAACGCCCGTGAGGTGGCCCTGCTGCCTTACACGAGCACCGCGCGCTAA
- a CDS encoding single-stranded DNA-binding protein, protein MAAGDTVITIVGNLVDDPELRFTPTGQAVARFRIASTPRFMDRQTNEWKDGESLFLTCNVWRQAAENAAESLQRGMRVIVQGRLKQRSYETKEGEKRTVYEVEVDEVGPSLRNATAKVNRTSRQGGGGGGGFGGGPADDPWASATPAPPQGGGFQGGGGGFGGGGGGQQGGGGFGGGSDFSDEPPF, encoded by the coding sequence ATGGCAGCAGGCGACACCGTAATCACCATCGTCGGCAATCTCGTCGACGACCCGGAGCTGCGCTTCACCCCGACGGGGCAAGCGGTGGCTCGATTCCGCATCGCGTCCACTCCGCGGTTCATGGATCGACAGACCAACGAGTGGAAGGATGGCGAGAGCCTCTTCCTGACCTGCAACGTCTGGAGGCAGGCGGCGGAGAACGCCGCCGAGAGCCTGCAGCGCGGCATGCGGGTCATCGTGCAGGGGCGGCTCAAGCAGCGGTCTTACGAGACCAAGGAAGGCGAGAAGCGCACGGTCTACGAGGTCGAGGTCGACGAGGTCGGCCCGTCCCTGCGTAACGCCACCGCCAAGGTCAACCGCACCTCCCGTCAGGGTGGCGGCGGTGGCGGCGGCTTCGGTGGCGGCCCGGCCGACGACCCGTGGGCCTCTGCCACGCCCGCCCCGCCTCAGGGCGGCGGCTTCCAGGGCGGTGGCGGCGGCTTCGGCGGCGGCGGTGGCGGCCAGCAGGGCGGCGGCGGCTTCGGCGGCGGCAGCGACTTCAGCGACGAGCCGCCTTTCTAA
- the rpsF gene encoding 30S ribosomal protein S6 produces MRRYEVMVILDPSLDERTVAPSLDQFLTVVRNDGGTVEKVDVWGRRRLAYDIDKKSEGIYAVIDLSAEPATVKELDRQMNLNEGILRTKVLRPDVH; encoded by the coding sequence ATGCGTCGTTACGAAGTAATGGTCATTCTGGACCCTTCGCTCGATGAGCGCACCGTCGCGCCGTCCCTCGACCAGTTCCTCACCGTGGTCCGCAACGACGGCGGCACCGTGGAGAAGGTCGACGTCTGGGGCCGTCGCCGTCTCGCCTACGACATCGACAAGAAGTCCGAAGGCATCTACGCCGTCATCGACCTGTCCGCGGAGCCCGCGACGGTCAAGGAGCTCGACCGGCAGATGAACCTCAACGAGGGCATCCTGCGCACCAAGGTCCTGCGTCCCGACGTGCACTAA
- a CDS encoding deoxyribonuclease IV — protein MVLIGAHVDQDDPAAHAAQVGAEVVQFFLGDPQGYDKPVLPAKPVEGVDIYIHAPYLVNVATTNNRIRIPSRKLLEQHLKAAASLGAKGLIVHGGHVNKSDDPQKGFDNWRKVFERMECPIPVLIENTAGGGNAMARKLERIARLWDALDGFDVGFCLDTCHAHAGGEELVDVVDRVKAITGRIDLVHCNDSRDDFDSGADRHANLGKGRIDPELILAVCRAAGAPIVVETPGEGQAEDIAFLRKNL, from the coding sequence ATGGTGCTTATCGGAGCTCACGTCGACCAGGACGACCCCGCCGCCCACGCCGCGCAGGTGGGGGCCGAGGTGGTGCAGTTCTTCCTCGGCGACCCGCAGGGCTACGACAAGCCCGTGCTGCCGGCCAAGCCGGTCGAGGGGGTGGACATCTACATCCACGCCCCCTACCTGGTCAACGTGGCGACGACCAACAACCGCATCAGGATCCCCAGCCGCAAGCTGCTGGAGCAGCACCTGAAGGCGGCCGCGAGCCTCGGCGCCAAGGGCCTGATCGTGCACGGCGGCCATGTCAACAAGAGCGACGACCCGCAGAAGGGCTTCGACAACTGGCGCAAGGTGTTCGAGCGCATGGAGTGCCCCATCCCCGTGCTGATCGAGAACACAGCGGGCGGCGGCAACGCGATGGCCCGCAAGCTGGAGCGCATCGCCCGGCTGTGGGACGCGCTCGACGGGTTCGACGTGGGCTTCTGCCTCGACACCTGCCACGCCCACGCCGGCGGCGAGGAGCTGGTCGACGTGGTCGACCGGGTCAAGGCCATCACCGGCCGGATCGACCTGGTGCACTGCAACGACTCGCGCGACGACTTCGACTCCGGTGCCGACCGCCACGCCAACCTGGGCAAGGGGAGGATCGACCCCGAGCTGATCCTGGCGGTCTGCCGGGCGGCCGGGGCGCCGATCGTGGTGGAGACGCCGGGCGAGGGCCAGGCGGAGGACATCGCGTTCCTGAGGAAGAACCTCTAA
- a CDS encoding mannosyltransferase family protein codes for MITRSTGRDALLLWFGSRAGLLLATLLGVALGEYLDKWRKWDATLFITIAQYGYDGEPGRPPDDGLPAFFPGLPAALRLVHLVVPDWAAAGLLVSLVAGAVAMLALARLAEVEGATGWLAVLALLLFPMAVFLAAGYSESLFLAFAIPAWLAARQGNWASAGLLAAGASCVRITGLFLAVALVVEFVLRRESPRRAGWLAVPFVPLVAYSYYQYGRTGDWLAWKHAQEAGWGRDFAWPWEAWATTWRSAMGSGDFAVAFRMEIVGVVLAVAGLVWLLVLRRWSEAVYTGTQAAALMTSAYYLSIPRSLLLWFPLWVVVAWVATRRTWVIVLYATISGPLMLVNAFRFLNGAWAG; via the coding sequence ATGATCACTCGCTCGACCGGCCGGGACGCGCTGCTGCTCTGGTTCGGCTCGCGGGCCGGGCTGCTCCTCGCCACGCTGCTCGGCGTGGCGCTGGGCGAGTACCTCGACAAGTGGCGCAAGTGGGACGCCACGCTGTTCATCACGATCGCCCAATACGGCTACGACGGGGAGCCGGGCAGGCCGCCGGACGACGGGCTGCCCGCGTTCTTCCCCGGGCTGCCGGCGGCGCTGCGGCTGGTGCACCTGGTGGTGCCCGACTGGGCGGCGGCCGGGCTGCTGGTCTCGCTGGTCGCCGGGGCCGTCGCGATGCTGGCGCTGGCCAGGCTGGCCGAGGTCGAGGGCGCCACCGGCTGGCTGGCCGTGCTGGCGCTGCTGCTCTTCCCGATGGCGGTGTTCCTGGCCGCGGGCTACAGCGAGTCGCTCTTCCTGGCCTTCGCGATCCCGGCGTGGCTGGCCGCCAGGCAGGGGAACTGGGCCTCGGCGGGGCTGCTGGCGGCGGGGGCCTCGTGCGTGCGGATCACGGGGCTGTTCCTCGCGGTCGCGCTCGTGGTGGAGTTCGTGCTGCGCCGGGAGTCGCCGCGGCGGGCGGGGTGGCTGGCCGTGCCGTTCGTGCCGCTGGTGGCGTACTCGTACTACCAGTACGGCAGGACCGGCGACTGGCTGGCCTGGAAGCACGCGCAGGAGGCCGGCTGGGGGCGCGACTTCGCCTGGCCGTGGGAGGCGTGGGCGACGACCTGGCGCTCGGCCATGGGCTCGGGCGACTTCGCGGTGGCCTTCCGCATGGAGATCGTCGGGGTGGTGCTGGCCGTGGCGGGGCTGGTGTGGCTGCTCGTGCTGCGCCGGTGGAGCGAGGCCGTCTACACGGGGACGCAGGCGGCGGCGCTGATGACGTCGGCGTACTACCTGTCGATCCCGCGCTCGCTGCTGCTGTGGTTTCCGCTGTGGGTGGTGGTCGCGTGGGTCGCCACCCGGCGGACGTGGGTGATCGTGCTGTACGCGACGATCTCGGGGCCGTTGATGCTGGTCAACGCCTTCCGCTTCCTGAACGGGGCTTGGGCGGGCTGA
- a CDS encoding glycosyltransferase family 87 protein: MTSTEARAPWAARAVPYLPLGLIAAMGASLAYVVRLPCRTGGWNDQITTYTNFCYTDIYPLYFDRALATQNPYFAHVPFDKQVEYPVVLGEVMQVISWIARALEPDQVAQAVRFYDLTVILLGGCLVAGVLLMAAVAGPTRRWDPLWYAISPAVVLAAYINWDLVAGALSMGMLLAWKRQRQVAAGVLLGLAIATKFYPLMFLGALFLLTWRTARWRPFLVTVGSAAGAWLVVNVPFMIFAWEGWRRFYVFSQERGVDWGSPWLFFQNKGWPVLGEADVSTLGMVSLAAMCVGIAVLTLAAPRRPRLAQICFLALAAFMMTNKVWSPQFVLWLVPFAVLARPNWKPLALWQLAEVWYFVAIWLYLVAQPPLSREDLGIGDDTYFTAVWGRIITIAIMMAFVVRDVLRPEKDVVRQAGVDDQAGGVFDDAPDRFTLQTALR, encoded by the coding sequence GTGACGAGCACCGAGGCACGCGCCCCCTGGGCGGCGCGTGCCGTGCCTTACCTGCCCCTGGGGCTGATCGCGGCCATGGGGGCGAGCCTCGCGTACGTGGTGCGGCTCCCGTGCCGCACCGGCGGGTGGAACGACCAGATCACCACCTACACCAACTTCTGCTACACCGACATCTACCCCCTGTACTTCGACAGGGCGCTGGCCACCCAGAACCCCTACTTCGCGCACGTGCCCTTCGACAAGCAGGTCGAGTACCCCGTGGTGCTGGGCGAGGTCATGCAGGTGATCAGCTGGATCGCCCGCGCGCTGGAGCCGGACCAGGTCGCCCAGGCGGTGCGCTTCTACGACCTGACGGTGATCCTGCTCGGCGGCTGCCTGGTGGCCGGCGTGCTGCTGATGGCCGCGGTGGCGGGCCCGACGCGGCGCTGGGACCCGCTCTGGTACGCGATCTCGCCGGCCGTGGTGCTGGCCGCCTACATCAACTGGGATCTGGTGGCCGGCGCGCTGTCCATGGGCATGCTGCTGGCCTGGAAACGGCAACGCCAGGTGGCGGCCGGGGTGCTGCTGGGGCTGGCGATCGCGACCAAGTTCTATCCGCTGATGTTCCTGGGCGCGCTGTTCCTGCTGACGTGGCGGACCGCGCGGTGGCGGCCGTTCCTGGTCACGGTGGGCTCCGCCGCGGGCGCGTGGCTCGTGGTGAACGTGCCTTTCATGATCTTCGCCTGGGAGGGCTGGCGCCGCTTCTACGTCTTCTCGCAGGAACGCGGGGTGGACTGGGGCTCGCCGTGGCTGTTCTTCCAGAACAAGGGCTGGCCGGTGCTGGGCGAGGCCGATGTGAGCACGCTGGGCATGGTGTCGCTGGCGGCCATGTGCGTGGGCATCGCCGTGCTGACGCTGGCCGCGCCGCGCCGGCCGCGGCTCGCGCAGATCTGCTTCCTGGCGCTGGCCGCGTTCATGATGACGAACAAGGTGTGGTCGCCGCAGTTCGTGTTGTGGCTGGTGCCGTTCGCGGTGCTCGCCAGGCCCAACTGGAAGCCGCTGGCGCTGTGGCAGCTCGCGGAGGTGTGGTACTTCGTCGCGATCTGGCTCTACCTGGTCGCCCAGCCGCCGCTGAGCCGCGAGGACCTGGGCATCGGCGACGACACGTACTTCACCGCCGTGTGGGGCCGGATCATCACCATCGCCATCATGATGGCGTTCGTCGTGCGTGACGTGCTGCGGCCGGAGAAGGACGTGGTGCGCCAGGCCGGCGTGGACGACCAGGCGGGCGGCGTGTTCGACGACGCCCCGGACAGGTTCACGCTCCAGACCGCCCTGCGATGA
- a CDS encoding transglycosylase domain-containing protein, with product MPRRSRRRGSGQPPEPPGPPTKKDGGGRGGWRRFVPSWKILVAGAVVLAAGLFGMIMVAYANTPVPTSTQTEATAQQSTIYYRDGKNVIAKLGFKREIVPYAKMDEDVRNAAVAIENKTFWEDSGISISGMVRSVYNTVTGEQLQGASTITQQMARGYYDGLSQEVSIQRKVKEIFVAVKLDETMSKEEILSTYLNTINFGRAYGVEAAAKAYFPGKGITAAKLTPEQGAYLAARIQQPNWDHNSPALQWRFKEVIKNMAELWPDKYGTLPQTAKFPKTRASAGNDDLGGLNGYMVEEVLNELEGRGLTADEIKSGGYHIISTFDRRLMKAAQTAVKSTMQAYNLGTEFHGGLAAVNPKNGRVLAFYGGDDFLTDPWNEPFQSTKQAASAFKPYVLAAWLQAGYSLKSYVPGNQTVPKELPGQQAGGIRNSHNVGASVDVVKATAASVNTAYVSMAFKLPGQLDDVKNLVEAAGFNQKRMEQDIDEHHFQFAIGSALVTPVEQAAGYSIFANGGKYTKYHVVQEVRQNGKVAYPEQAVAKSVIDAGVAADATVAMQAVLQPGGTAAGKGLGSRPAAGKTGTNNDEKEAWFVGYTPQISAAVGFYREQCVTKAGKVIPPQHSNCPIFRKGSKKYNNDNPYTRVKEVSLGFEGAGPPTIAWQKFMQLAHENLPIEQFPDRAEVGIPENIVPSPTPTPTPTPENENPFGSDNPFDDGTDDCLIGCDGNDATVPDEDVNVDDGADDDFGNSDPNDVGLAGEGSAPDPRSSGTQPKSTRPEDQ from the coding sequence ATGCCGCGCCGATCACGCAGGCGCGGCTCGGGCCAGCCGCCCGAGCCCCCCGGCCCGCCGACCAAGAAGGACGGCGGCGGTCGCGGTGGCTGGCGCAGGTTCGTCCCGAGCTGGAAGATCCTCGTGGCGGGCGCCGTGGTGCTCGCGGCCGGCCTGTTCGGCATGATCATGGTCGCGTACGCCAACACGCCGGTCCCGACCTCCACGCAGACCGAGGCGACGGCCCAGCAGAGCACGATCTACTACCGCGACGGCAAGAACGTCATCGCCAAGCTCGGCTTCAAGCGCGAGATCGTTCCCTACGCCAAGATGGACGAGGACGTCAGGAACGCCGCGGTCGCCATCGAGAACAAGACGTTCTGGGAGGACTCCGGCATCTCCATCTCCGGCATGGTCCGCTCGGTCTACAACACCGTCACCGGGGAGCAGCTCCAGGGCGCCTCGACGATCACCCAGCAGATGGCCCGGGGCTACTACGACGGCCTCAGCCAGGAGGTGTCGATCCAGCGCAAGGTCAAGGAGATCTTCGTCGCGGTCAAGCTCGACGAGACCATGAGCAAGGAAGAGATCCTCTCGACCTACCTCAACACCATCAACTTCGGCCGCGCGTACGGGGTCGAGGCCGCCGCCAAGGCGTACTTCCCCGGCAAGGGCATCACCGCCGCGAAGCTCACCCCCGAGCAGGGCGCCTACCTCGCCGCCCGCATCCAGCAGCCGAACTGGGACCACAACTCCCCGGCGCTCCAGTGGCGCTTCAAGGAAGTCATCAAGAACATGGCCGAGCTGTGGCCGGACAAGTACGGCACGCTCCCGCAGACCGCCAAGTTCCCCAAGACCCGCGCCTCCGCCGGCAACGACGACCTGGGCGGCCTCAACGGCTACATGGTCGAGGAGGTGCTCAACGAGCTGGAGGGGCGTGGCCTGACCGCCGACGAGATCAAGTCCGGCGGCTACCACATCATCTCGACCTTCGACAGAAGGCTCATGAAGGCCGCGCAGACCGCGGTCAAGAGCACCATGCAGGCCTACAACCTGGGCACGGAGTTCCACGGCGGCCTGGCCGCGGTCAACCCGAAGAACGGGCGCGTGCTCGCCTTCTACGGCGGTGACGACTTCCTCACCGACCCGTGGAACGAGCCGTTCCAGTCCACCAAGCAGGCCGCGTCCGCGTTCAAGCCGTACGTGCTGGCGGCCTGGCTGCAGGCCGGGTACTCGCTCAAGAGCTACGTGCCGGGCAACCAGACGGTGCCGAAGGAGCTGCCGGGCCAGCAGGCGGGCGGCATCAGGAACAGCCACAACGTCGGCGCCTCGGTGGACGTGGTCAAGGCCACCGCGGCCTCGGTCAACACCGCGTACGTGTCGATGGCGTTCAAGCTGCCCGGCCAGCTCGACGACGTCAAGAACCTGGTCGAGGCGGCCGGGTTCAACCAGAAGCGCATGGAACAGGACATCGACGAGCACCACTTCCAGTTCGCCATCGGCAGCGCGCTGGTGACCCCGGTCGAGCAGGCCGCGGGGTACTCGATCTTCGCCAACGGCGGCAAGTACACCAAGTACCACGTCGTCCAGGAGGTCAGGCAGAACGGCAAGGTCGCCTACCCCGAGCAGGCCGTCGCGAAGTCGGTCATCGACGCGGGTGTCGCCGCCGACGCCACGGTCGCCATGCAGGCGGTGCTCCAGCCGGGTGGCACGGCGGCGGGCAAGGGCCTGGGCAGCAGGCCGGCCGCGGGCAAGACGGGCACGAACAACGACGAGAAGGAGGCCTGGTTCGTCGGCTACACGCCGCAGATCTCGGCCGCCGTCGGGTTCTACCGCGAGCAGTGCGTGACCAAGGCGGGCAAGGTCATCCCGCCGCAGCACTCCAACTGCCCGATCTTCCGCAAGGGCAGCAAGAAGTACAACAACGACAACCCCTACACCCGGGTCAAGGAGGTCTCGCTCGGCTTCGAGGGCGCGGGCCCGCCCACCATCGCCTGGCAGAAGTTCATGCAGCTCGCCCACGAGAACCTGCCGATCGAGCAGTTCCCGGACCGCGCCGAGGTCGGCATCCCCGAGAACATCGTGCCGAGCCCGACGCCCACGCCGACGCCCACGCCCGAGAACGAGAACCCGTTCGGCTCGGACAACCCGTTCGACGACGGCACGGACGACTGCCTCATCGGCTGCGACGGCAACGACGCCACCGTGCCCGACGAGGACGTCAACGTGGACGACGGCGCCGATGACGACTTCGGCAACAGCGACCCCAACGACGTGGGCCTGGCCGGCGAGGGCTCCGCGCCCGACCCCAGGTCCAGCGGCACGCAGCCCAAGTCCACCAGGCCAGAGGACCAGTGA
- a CDS encoding DUF5318 family protein has translation MNLPRRWDEPVKRRSLALMWSQRRVVDYGLAKRAVVRSLRSGHASRRDVCDAQPYLLRAARHFGEPTERPCPVCEKENVTNVTYVYGDCLGRHAGQAKVTSELAAMAHDYDEFRVYVVEVCQGCSWNHLTVSYVLGNGPPDLAGQA, from the coding sequence ATGAATCTGCCAAGGCGTTGGGATGAACCCGTAAAACGCCGTAGTCTGGCGCTCATGTGGTCACAGAGAAGGGTGGTGGATTACGGCCTCGCGAAGCGGGCGGTCGTCCGCTCCCTGCGCTCGGGGCACGCCTCGCGCCGCGACGTCTGTGACGCACAGCCCTACCTCCTTCGAGCGGCGCGCCACTTCGGCGAGCCGACCGAACGCCCCTGCCCGGTGTGCGAAAAGGAGAACGTCACCAACGTGACCTATGTCTACGGGGATTGCCTCGGCAGGCATGCCGGTCAGGCAAAGGTCACATCAGAACTCGCCGCCATGGCTCATGATTACGATGAGTTCCGGGTGTACGTTGTCGAGGTCTGCCAAGGTTGTTCCTGGAATCACCTGACGGTTTCGTACGTCCTCGGGAACGGGCCGCCGGACCTCGCCGGACAAGCGTGA
- a CDS encoding PadR family transcriptional regulator, producing the protein MASGQGRVLELAVLGSLHETPLHGYELRKRLNALLGMFRAFSYGSLYPCLRSLLAQGLIVEEQPAPTAIVGGRSKIVYKLTAEGKERLQDMLTQAGPSAWEDESFGVHFAFFRHTEAEVRLRILEGRRSRLEERLDAVRTALARTRERLDSYTLELQRHGLESVEREVRWLNELIATERRASSEERPERDTTSTDE; encoded by the coding sequence GTGGCCAGCGGACAGGGCAGGGTCTTGGAACTGGCCGTGCTCGGGTCGCTGCACGAGACGCCGCTACACGGCTACGAGCTGCGCAAACGGCTCAACGCCCTGCTGGGGATGTTCCGTGCGTTCTCCTACGGGTCGCTGTACCCCTGTCTGCGATCGCTTCTGGCTCAGGGCCTCATCGTGGAGGAGCAGCCGGCTCCCACCGCGATCGTCGGCGGCAGGTCGAAGATCGTCTACAAGCTGACCGCCGAGGGCAAGGAACGCCTGCAGGACATGCTCACGCAGGCCGGTCCGTCCGCATGGGAGGACGAGAGCTTCGGCGTGCACTTCGCCTTCTTCCGCCACACGGAGGCCGAAGTGCGCCTGCGCATTCTCGAAGGCCGCCGTAGCCGGCTCGAGGAGCGCCTCGACGCGGTGCGTACCGCACTGGCGCGCACCAGGGAGCGCCTCGACAGCTACACGCTCGAGCTGCAACGTCACGGGCTCGAGTCCGTCGAACGCGAGGTGCGCTGGCTGAACGAGCTGATCGCAACGGAGCGTCGGGCCTCGTCAGAGGAGAGGCCCGAAAGAGATACCACGTCAACTGATGAGTAA
- a CDS encoding inositol-3-phosphate synthase, protein MGSVRVAIVGVGNCASSLVQGVHYYKDADPDTRVPGLMHVKFGDYHVGDVEFVAAFDVDAKKVGRDLSEAIVASENNTIKICDVPPTGVTVQRGHTLDGLGEFYQEIIEESDEAPVDVVQVLRDNQVDVLVSYLPVGSEEADRFYAQCAIDAKVAFVNALPVFIASDPEWAEKFTEAGVPIVGDDIKSQVGATITHRVMAKLFEDRGVELLRTYQLNFGGNMDFMNMLERKRLQSKKISKTQSVTSQIPHEMGKADVHIGPSDHVPWLDDRKWAYVRLEGRSFGDTPLNLEYKLEVWDSPNSAGIIIDAVRAAKIALDRGIGGPILSASSYFMKSPPKQFSDDEAREYVEKFIRGEVER, encoded by the coding sequence ATGGGTTCGGTTCGCGTGGCCATTGTCGGTGTCGGCAACTGCGCGTCGTCGCTGGTCCAGGGCGTTCACTACTACAAGGACGCGGACCCGGACACACGGGTCCCGGGCCTGATGCACGTGAAGTTCGGCGACTACCACGTCGGCGACGTCGAGTTCGTCGCCGCGTTCGACGTGGACGCCAAGAAGGTCGGCCGCGACCTGTCCGAGGCGATCGTCGCCAGCGAGAACAACACGATCAAGATCTGCGACGTCCCGCCCACGGGGGTGACGGTCCAGCGCGGCCACACCCTCGACGGCCTTGGCGAGTTCTACCAGGAGATCATCGAGGAGTCCGACGAGGCGCCGGTCGATGTGGTCCAGGTCCTGCGTGACAACCAGGTCGACGTCCTCGTGTCGTACCTGCCGGTGGGTTCGGAGGAGGCCGACCGCTTCTACGCGCAGTGCGCGATCGACGCCAAGGTGGCGTTCGTGAACGCGCTGCCGGTCTTCATCGCCTCCGACCCCGAGTGGGCCGAGAAGTTCACCGAGGCCGGCGTGCCGATCGTGGGCGACGACATCAAGTCGCAGGTGGGCGCCACGATCACGCACCGGGTGATGGCCAAGCTGTTCGAGGACCGCGGGGTGGAGCTGCTGCGCACGTACCAGCTCAACTTCGGCGGCAACATGGACTTCATGAACATGCTGGAGCGCAAGCGGCTCCAGTCCAAGAAGATCTCCAAGACGCAGTCGGTCACCTCCCAGATCCCCCACGAGATGGGCAAGGCCGACGTGCACATCGGGCCGTCGGACCACGTGCCGTGGCTGGACGACCGCAAGTGGGCGTACGTGCGGCTGGAGGGGCGCTCGTTCGGTGACACGCCGCTCAACCTGGAGTACAAGCTCGAGGTGTGGGACTCGCCGAACTCGGCCGGCATCATCATCGACGCCGTACGGGCGGCCAAGATCGCGCTCGACCGGGGCATCGGCGGGCCGATCCTGTCGGCGTCCTCGTACTTCATGAAGTCGCCGCCGAAGCAGTTCTCCGACGACGAGGCCAGGGAGTACGTCGAGAAGTTCATCCGGGGCGAGGTCGAGCGCTGA
- the idi gene encoding isopentenyl-diphosphate Delta-isomerase translates to MTTEEHVVLVDLSGHALGTAPKTSVHGRETPLHLAFSSYVFDREGRVLLTKRAEHKITWPSVWTNSCCGHPLPGEPVDHAVLRRLSYELGLTAERAELMLPAFSYRAEMANGIVEHELCPVYRVTVDSAVTPNPDEVAEVRWMPWKEFAEGAQNGLLAISPWCREQVPLLAELGADPLTWQPASHHDLPPAARL, encoded by the coding sequence GTGACGACTGAGGAACACGTTGTGCTGGTCGACCTGTCCGGCCACGCACTCGGCACCGCGCCCAAGACGTCGGTGCACGGCCGGGAGACGCCGCTCCACCTGGCGTTCTCCAGCTACGTCTTCGACCGGGAAGGCCGCGTGCTGCTCACCAAGCGGGCCGAGCACAAGATCACTTGGCCGAGCGTCTGGACCAACAGCTGCTGCGGCCACCCGCTGCCCGGCGAGCCCGTGGACCACGCGGTGCTGCGCCGGCTCTCCTACGAGCTGGGGCTCACGGCCGAGCGGGCCGAGCTCATGCTGCCCGCCTTCTCCTACCGCGCCGAGATGGCCAACGGCATCGTCGAGCACGAGCTGTGCCCCGTCTACCGGGTCACCGTCGACTCGGCCGTCACGCCCAACCCCGACGAGGTGGCGGAGGTGCGCTGGATGCCGTGGAAGGAGTTCGCCGAGGGGGCCCAGAACGGGCTGCTGGCGATCTCGCCCTGGTGCAGGGAGCAGGTGCCGCTGCTGGCCGAGCTCGGCGCCGACCCCCTCACCTGGCAGCCCGCCTCCCACCACGACCTGCCGCCTGCCGCGCGCCTGTGA